In Halobacteriovorax marinus SJ, the following proteins share a genomic window:
- a CDS encoding class I SAM-dependent rRNA methyltransferase, with protein MREISLREAAARQLSQYCSSFYERDIETSIRSFTPGEWVIVKGKKREFIGFINPLVTQGPCLRVVCEKNSERTPLEIVEYLLSKSLAKRSKYIDYKNYRLCYGDSDFLPGLIVDVFQNYVLIQINTAGLDKYRLEIKDFLIKSYPSKKVVLFDKAEYRKNELLPEYEVEEISDVEILENDFKYSVSAKTIQKVGYYFDHRENRLKLENFLKRIESLESGVDLFSYVGSWGLHLLRGGVGKVEFVDQADMQTNIENNLKLNNFEGRGSFTRSDVFSYLEQCLQNNNKFDIIVSDPPAFSKSERNVKKALGGYEKLHTKALKVIKDNGYYIAASCTHGVSLEDLDRTVSNASLNVGKTLSLLDIGVQGFDHPFESLKSKAFYIKYLLYQVCE; from the coding sequence GTGAGAGAAATTTCATTGAGAGAAGCTGCAGCTAGGCAGCTTTCTCAGTATTGTAGTTCTTTTTACGAAAGAGATATAGAAACAAGTATTCGTTCGTTTACTCCAGGGGAGTGGGTGATAGTAAAAGGTAAAAAGAGAGAGTTTATAGGCTTTATTAATCCATTGGTGACACAGGGGCCTTGCTTGAGAGTTGTCTGTGAGAAGAACTCTGAAAGAACGCCTTTGGAGATAGTCGAATACCTTTTATCAAAATCTCTAGCAAAGAGATCTAAGTATATAGATTATAAAAATTACCGTCTCTGTTATGGTGATTCAGACTTTCTACCAGGCTTAATTGTAGACGTTTTTCAAAATTATGTATTAATACAAATTAATACGGCTGGTTTAGATAAGTATAGATTAGAGATTAAAGATTTCTTGATTAAGAGCTATCCATCAAAAAAGGTCGTGCTCTTTGACAAGGCAGAATATCGAAAAAATGAGCTTTTGCCTGAGTATGAAGTTGAAGAAATTTCTGATGTAGAAATCCTGGAGAATGATTTTAAGTATTCTGTTTCAGCAAAAACTATTCAAAAAGTTGGGTACTACTTTGATCATAGAGAAAATCGACTTAAGCTAGAAAACTTCTTGAAGAGAATTGAATCCCTCGAAAGTGGTGTAGATTTGTTTTCATATGTGGGGAGCTGGGGGCTTCACCTCTTGAGAGGTGGAGTTGGAAAAGTTGAGTTTGTTGATCAGGCAGACATGCAGACGAATATAGAAAATAATTTAAAGTTAAATAATTTTGAAGGCCGTGGTTCATTTACACGCTCTGATGTTTTCTCATATCTTGAACAATGCCTTCAAAATAATAATAAGTTTGATATAATAGTTAGTGATCCTCCAGCGTTTAGTAAGAGTGAGCGAAATGTGAAGAAAGCTCTTGGCGGTTATGAGAAGCTACATACAAAGGCTCTAAAAGTCATAAAGGACAATGGTTATTATATCGCTGCAAGCTGTACTCACGGTGTTTCCCTCGAGGACTTAGATAGGACTGTATCTAACGCATCTTTAAATGTTGGAAAAACTTTGAGTTTATTAGACATTGGTGTTCAAGGATTTGACCACCCTTTCGAAAGTTTAAAAAGTAAAGCATTCTATATTAAGTATTTATTATATCAGGTTTGTGAATAA
- a CDS encoding AAA family ATPase: protein MSAIREKAINALAEAKKVIYGQDKMLDSILAALVCEGHLLIEGMPGLGKTMSVSTMSKLCDLSYKRIQFTPDLLPSDLIGTMIYSQQKEEFSTKFGPIFTQLLLADEINRSPAKVQAALLEAMAEKQVTIGDNTHKLSSPFVVLATQNPIDQEGTYQLPEAQLDRFMMKLEVDYPDFEAEKSILGQKGNFLDDIESVLTTDDILAMKEEVESIYIDEKIKDLIVKIVHSTRPSSDCFDKRFEGAILAGASPRACIWLFKISKFIAYMDNKDFVSPSHVMEIVSGVLGHRLILTYEASIDNLKGTDIAKRIAEKLI, encoded by the coding sequence ATGAGCGCAATTAGAGAAAAAGCAATTAACGCTTTGGCGGAAGCAAAAAAAGTAATCTACGGTCAAGATAAAATGCTTGATTCAATCTTGGCTGCATTAGTCTGTGAAGGCCACTTATTAATAGAAGGTATGCCTGGACTAGGGAAAACAATGAGTGTCTCAACAATGAGTAAACTCTGTGATCTATCGTATAAGAGAATTCAGTTTACACCAGACTTATTGCCATCCGATTTAATAGGGACAATGATTTATTCCCAACAGAAAGAAGAATTTTCAACTAAGTTTGGGCCAATTTTTACACAGCTACTACTCGCTGATGAGATAAATAGATCACCTGCTAAGGTTCAGGCTGCACTCTTAGAGGCCATGGCCGAAAAGCAAGTTACTATTGGTGATAATACCCATAAACTTTCAAGTCCGTTTGTCGTTCTAGCGACTCAGAACCCAATAGACCAAGAGGGGACTTATCAATTACCAGAGGCACAGCTAGATAGATTTATGATGAAGCTAGAGGTGGATTACCCTGACTTTGAAGCTGAGAAAAGCATCTTGGGACAGAAAGGTAACTTCTTGGATGATATCGAGTCAGTGCTTACAACTGATGATATTCTCGCTATGAAAGAAGAAGTTGAATCAATTTATATTGATGAAAAGATAAAAGATCTCATCGTAAAAATAGTTCATTCAACTAGGCCAAGCAGCGATTGTTTTGACAAGAGATTTGAAGGAGCAATCTTGGCTGGAGCATCACCAAGGGCCTGTATCTGGTTATTTAAAATTAGTAAGTTTATAGCTTATATGGATAATAAGGACTTTGTCTCTCCAAGTCATGTTATGGAGATTGTTTCAGGAGTTCTTGGACATAGATTAATTCTAACATATGAAGCATCGATCGATAATCTGAAAGGAACAGATATCGCAAAGAGAATAGCTGAAAAGTTGATCTAA
- a CDS encoding DUF58 domain-containing protein produces the protein MNLKNVREIVGSIKSSLFKNSNGFSIGMLKSHFKGSGLQFKEHMVYSHGDDIRFIDWNLTAKTQNTFVKTFEEERNVEIVVVLDLSASMFLGYKGISKLQAAIEICCLLFLLSSETNDYVQVLILGDSLTSLPKASGEKGIALLVSKLEEMSVLNDSGKVNINYPYDFEIKDSVDKEKALKYLKRNKEVVILSDFINFLDAEQMKKIAFRKHVHCFRIVGPLDEAQKQNYSLFTKNSDGSGVLAEVQKKKVEDIEDILGKRVKKLNVKDRYLESFIKEMM, from the coding sequence ATGAATTTAAAGAATGTAAGAGAGATTGTAGGAAGCATTAAGAGTTCTTTGTTTAAGAATTCGAATGGCTTTTCTATTGGAATGCTTAAGTCACACTTTAAGGGGAGCGGACTTCAGTTCAAAGAACATATGGTTTACTCTCATGGGGATGATATCAGATTTATTGATTGGAATCTGACAGCTAAAACTCAAAATACATTTGTAAAAACATTTGAAGAAGAAAGAAATGTTGAGATCGTGGTGGTGCTAGATTTATCTGCATCTATGTTTTTGGGATATAAAGGCATTTCCAAATTACAAGCGGCTATTGAGATATGTTGCTTGTTATTCTTACTTTCTAGTGAAACCAATGACTATGTTCAAGTGTTAATCTTGGGGGATAGCTTAACTTCCCTACCTAAAGCCAGCGGAGAAAAAGGGATAGCATTATTGGTTTCAAAGCTAGAAGAAATGAGTGTGCTCAATGATAGTGGGAAAGTAAATATTAATTATCCTTACGATTTTGAGATTAAAGATAGTGTGGATAAAGAAAAAGCGCTTAAGTATTTAAAGAGAAATAAGGAAGTAGTTATTCTTTCCGATTTCATAAACTTTCTTGATGCAGAACAGATGAAGAAGATAGCATTTCGAAAACATGTTCATTGCTTTAGAATAGTTGGCCCATTAGATGAGGCTCAAAAGCAAAATTATAGCCTTTTTACTAAAAACTCCGACGGTAGTGGGGTTTTGGCGGAAGTACAGAAAAAGAAGGTTGAAGATATTGAAGATATTCTTGGAAAAAGAGTAAAGAAATTGAATGTTAAAGATAGATACTTAGAGAGTTTCATAAAGGAGATGATGTGA
- a CDS encoding VWA domain-containing protein encodes MKEIEFATLYNSLWGVLGLIVWTLSFYYIFKKPELLLPASMVKNSNSAKRLLVWLVGAVGWLLIAYSLTQPRSPQGFAKNKIEVNDIFFVIDVSRSMLADDFRPNRLEVAKDKISDFVALRPTDRIGLIMFSERAFTLLPLSTDLKLIKQMVGEINVGGMLGSGTNIGDALGLAVARGAQSLAKNKVIILLTDGVSNVGFLTPIQAAEEAKKQGIKVYTIGIGGRGDAKIPYGKNIFGRQRYQNIPGGSIDFKTLKEIADKTNGQTFEAQDEKALAEVLSEIEKLEKSEIDSSAKIIYKELYLRFLVPGVIAILLAAVSRKYLLKEGGV; translated from the coding sequence TTGAAAGAAATTGAATTTGCTACATTATATAATTCTCTTTGGGGTGTTTTGGGGTTAATTGTTTGGACTCTATCCTTCTATTATATTTTCAAGAAACCAGAATTACTCCTACCAGCTTCGATGGTTAAGAATTCTAACTCGGCAAAAAGACTTCTTGTCTGGCTAGTTGGTGCTGTAGGTTGGTTACTTATTGCTTATTCTCTGACCCAACCAAGAAGTCCACAAGGTTTTGCAAAAAATAAGATAGAAGTGAACGATATTTTCTTTGTAATAGATGTCTCTAGATCAATGTTGGCAGACGATTTTCGACCAAATCGACTTGAAGTAGCTAAAGATAAGATCTCTGATTTCGTTGCTCTAAGGCCAACTGATCGTATTGGGCTAATAATGTTCTCAGAGAGAGCATTTACACTTCTTCCTTTAAGTACTGACTTAAAATTGATTAAACAAATGGTTGGAGAAATAAATGTAGGAGGAATGCTGGGTAGTGGTACTAATATCGGTGATGCTCTAGGGTTGGCTGTTGCAAGAGGTGCTCAATCTCTGGCCAAGAATAAAGTAATTATTCTACTTACAGATGGCGTTAGTAATGTAGGATTTCTAACTCCTATCCAAGCAGCAGAAGAGGCAAAGAAGCAAGGTATAAAAGTATATACTATTGGAATAGGCGGAAGGGGAGATGCAAAGATTCCATATGGTAAAAATATATTTGGTCGACAGCGCTATCAGAATATACCTGGCGGATCTATAGATTTTAAAACATTGAAAGAGATCGCAGATAAGACAAATGGTCAAACCTTTGAGGCGCAAGATGAAAAAGCCCTTGCTGAGGTATTGAGTGAGATTGAAAAATTGGAGAAATCTGAGATCGATTCGAGTGCTAAGATAATTTATAAAGAACTCTATCTTCGCTTCTTAGTTCCGGGAGTTATTGCAATACTCTTGGCAGCTGTCTCTAGAAAGTATCTCTTAAAAGAGGGGGGAGTATGA
- a CDS encoding VWA domain-containing protein: protein MSFEYHQYLIFMIPALIIYFYIYRKNDLKFYRWVEDHWFFKQTFSNKVSRVLLFVAMATLVVAMLDLRGPEEKIDTSIPDQKTIILIDKSASMLVEDVRPNRFKKAVMMARHFVKRAAGHQISIIVFSDTHKRVVPFTDDIDLLDSILGGLLELDINVGGSELSMAMKEATNYFALDNEYKGGNLLVFTDGEEHDSLENFNLSEDVNLAVVGVGTLNGGAIPLRRKGGSFLGYKKFNGKEINSKLNEVNIKRFVNRTKNSKYWISLSYSLPTDEVLDFFRAKFQAKLSKGQSRIRPVLAKWLVIPAVIIYFVSYLFSLRRSFTPLALIIFFIAYGPNLTMAEEKVNPADIKAAQLLNQMKDGTLDEKAKLKVAEELLRLNKAKESSTIYQETLKNIDNYSNETVLNMGTSLLKSGQVGEALSLFDKLKEKNRLNEQEQKIVENNTLRAIVQQKQKKQQEQQKKKEEENKKQDNKDKKKENKDKNESSGDSDQKKNSKDGKSKENQKQNKKKDDSDKDNEDKKDEKDKKKKDEQDNKNSEQKPKNVKDKEEEIKKKRKMVKVPATLKQLMNDDRGLQKKFLKTNIGKDERTEKRDW from the coding sequence ATGAGTTTTGAATACCATCAATATCTTATTTTCATGATCCCGGCCCTGATTATTTATTTTTATATCTATCGAAAGAATGACTTGAAATTCTATCGATGGGTTGAGGATCACTGGTTCTTTAAACAAACATTTTCTAATAAAGTTAGTAGAGTGCTACTCTTTGTTGCGATGGCCACACTAGTCGTTGCTATGCTGGATCTTAGAGGGCCTGAAGAGAAAATAGATACATCAATTCCAGATCAGAAAACGATTATTCTAATAGATAAGTCTGCAAGTATGTTGGTTGAAGATGTTAGACCAAATAGATTTAAAAAAGCTGTAATGATGGCGCGACATTTTGTAAAAAGAGCTGCCGGTCACCAAATATCTATTATCGTTTTTTCCGATACTCATAAGAGGGTGGTTCCTTTTACAGATGATATCGATCTCTTAGACTCTATATTGGGAGGGTTACTTGAATTAGATATTAATGTAGGTGGTTCAGAGCTTTCTATGGCGATGAAAGAAGCCACTAATTACTTTGCATTGGACAATGAATATAAAGGTGGAAACTTACTTGTTTTCACTGATGGTGAAGAGCACGATAGTCTAGAGAACTTTAACTTAAGTGAAGATGTTAATCTTGCCGTTGTTGGAGTTGGTACATTAAATGGAGGGGCGATTCCGCTTAGAAGAAAAGGTGGAAGCTTCCTTGGATATAAGAAATTCAATGGTAAGGAGATCAACTCAAAGTTGAATGAAGTAAATATAAAGAGGTTTGTAAATAGAACGAAGAATTCAAAGTACTGGATATCGCTTTCCTATAGTTTGCCTACTGATGAAGTACTAGACTTCTTTAGGGCAAAGTTTCAGGCCAAGCTAAGCAAAGGTCAGTCTAGAATAAGACCCGTTCTTGCAAAGTGGTTAGTTATACCAGCTGTAATCATTTACTTTGTTTCGTATTTATTTTCATTGAGAAGATCTTTTACACCTCTTGCTCTGATTATTTTCTTTATAGCATATGGACCAAATTTGACGATGGCCGAGGAGAAAGTAAATCCAGCAGATATTAAGGCAGCACAATTACTTAATCAGATGAAAGATGGAACTTTAGATGAGAAGGCCAAGTTGAAAGTCGCAGAAGAATTATTGAGGCTTAATAAGGCTAAAGAATCGAGTACCATTTATCAAGAGACGTTGAAGAATATTGATAATTATTCAAATGAAACGGTTTTAAACATGGGAACTAGCTTACTTAAGTCTGGTCAGGTTGGTGAGGCCTTAAGTCTTTTTGATAAATTGAAAGAGAAGAATCGGTTGAATGAACAAGAGCAAAAAATAGTAGAAAATAATACATTGAGAGCAATTGTTCAGCAGAAACAAAAGAAACAACAGGAACAGCAAAAGAAAAAAGAAGAAGAAAATAAGAAGCAGGATAATAAAGATAAGAAGAAAGAAAATAAAGACAAGAATGAATCATCTGGAGACTCTGATCAGAAAAAGAACTCTAAAGATGGAAAATCCAAAGAAAATCAGAAACAAAATAAAAAGAAAGATGACAGTGATAAAGACAATGAAGATAAGAAAGATGAGAAAGATAAAAAGAAGAAAGATGAACAAGATAATAAGAATAGTGAACAAAAACCAAAGAATGTAAAAGATAAAGAAGAAGAGATTAAGAAAAAGAGAAAGATGGTGAAAGTTCCAGCTACTTTAAAGCAGTTAATGAACGATGATCGTGGATTACAGAAAAAGTTCTTAAAAACAAATATTGGTAAAGATGAAAGAACTGAAAAAAGAGATTGGTAA
- a CDS encoding BatD family protein produces MKKILIFIFFMISAFTFGSEKVSVSMSPESPVMNEPFELVFKIKLRGDEEPYISFDPGGASVTGRSNRGVSLKTTIINGKFTTQKEVTYVYNILSTRRGTLYIRNIEVDFGNGQKEKLKDLRINVLREPQRPKDIFVMAIPSKEKVYVGEGFDVNYYLYQRVNVIGSELEKYPTLGDFLKRFHMVNETIETVRYKGELYRRSLKYSARLFAQKAGVAKLDPLRMKVQYTTGRSRGSFGIGLQFGQIRTRSFQSERVEVEVIPLPTENVPPYFTGLVGEHTFTLQFPRTKYVVNEAIEAKLEVQGVGALEAFEAPKLLRHKDLEEFDTKGELQPINKQVQKKTFDYTYLARSSFNIAAHSEKVAYFDPDKKEYITKEIQIPEVSISGGAVKSSSYTKTPIANTGGGPAVNPSIKQSVGLIGVALGKNRVSGKLISIVNIVLLILVIALCISVLYVKKELSDKLELSNQIIKKVSKGNISFSLIYSLLNLLSDDLNMSVKEKIMSSKLSEAAKSYFLSLFESLERGTFNNEAINSKSVNKKYLRELQQLLR; encoded by the coding sequence ATGAAAAAGATATTAATATTTATATTCTTTATGATTTCAGCATTTACATTTGGCTCAGAAAAGGTTTCGGTATCGATGTCACCAGAGTCTCCAGTAATGAATGAGCCATTTGAATTAGTATTCAAAATAAAACTTCGTGGAGACGAGGAGCCATATATTTCCTTTGATCCAGGAGGAGCTTCTGTAACAGGAAGAAGCAACAGAGGCGTTTCGCTAAAAACAACAATCATTAATGGTAAGTTCACAACGCAAAAAGAAGTGACTTACGTCTATAATATTCTATCCACTCGTCGCGGAACTCTTTATATAAGAAATATAGAAGTTGATTTCGGAAATGGGCAAAAAGAGAAGCTTAAAGATTTAAGAATAAATGTACTTAGAGAGCCCCAGAGGCCAAAAGATATTTTTGTAATGGCGATTCCTTCAAAGGAGAAGGTTTATGTCGGAGAGGGGTTTGATGTCAATTACTACTTATATCAAAGAGTTAATGTTATAGGGAGTGAACTTGAGAAGTACCCAACCCTTGGTGACTTTCTAAAAAGGTTCCATATGGTCAATGAGACGATAGAAACAGTTCGCTACAAAGGTGAGTTATATAGAAGGTCTCTAAAGTATTCAGCTAGACTTTTTGCTCAAAAGGCTGGAGTCGCAAAATTAGATCCACTAAGAATGAAGGTTCAATACACAACAGGTCGATCGAGAGGCTCTTTTGGTATTGGTCTTCAGTTTGGACAGATAAGAACACGAAGCTTTCAAAGTGAAAGAGTAGAAGTTGAAGTTATACCACTTCCAACTGAGAATGTTCCTCCTTACTTCACTGGGCTTGTTGGTGAGCATACCTTCACACTTCAATTTCCAAGAACAAAGTATGTTGTGAATGAGGCCATTGAGGCAAAACTAGAAGTTCAAGGCGTAGGGGCCTTAGAGGCTTTTGAAGCGCCTAAGTTACTTCGTCATAAAGATTTAGAAGAATTTGATACTAAGGGTGAATTACAGCCAATTAATAAACAAGTACAAAAGAAGACTTTTGACTACACTTACTTGGCCAGAAGCTCTTTTAATATTGCTGCCCATTCAGAAAAAGTTGCATACTTTGATCCAGATAAGAAAGAGTATATTACTAAAGAGATTCAGATACCTGAGGTCTCTATTTCTGGAGGAGCCGTTAAAAGTAGTAGTTATACAAAGACTCCTATTGCTAATACAGGTGGAGGTCCAGCCGTTAACCCATCCATAAAACAGTCTGTCGGACTAATAGGGGTTGCCCTCGGTAAGAATAGAGTGAGTGGGAAATTAATAAGTATTGTAAATATTGTTCTACTTATTTTAGTCATCGCTCTTTGTATTAGTGTTTTATATGTAAAGAAGGAGCTATCTGATAAGCTCGAGTTATCAAATCAGATTATAAAGAAAGTTTCCAAGGGAAATATCTCATTTTCATTAATCTATTCCTTGCTCAATCTTCTTTCTGATGATTTAAATATGAGTGTAAAAGAGAAGATTATGAGCAGTAAGTTATCTGAGGCAGCTAAGAGCTACTTCTTGAGTCTTTTCGAATCTCTAGAGAGAGGAACGTTTAATAACGAAGCTATAAATAGTAAGAGTGTTAATAAGAAGTATTTAAGAGAGCTACAGCAGCTATTGAGATAA
- a CDS encoding bifunctional riboflavin kinase/FAD synthetase, whose amino-acid sequence MKKIQSLNEIENKRFAVTIGNFDGVHVGHQSIIKEIKEVCSQEDLAFVLISFNPHPLRILNPKENFLINTYDEKEVLISELGVDYFLEIPFDRDLSTMEPSLFLDNYILVNKNIHSLYMGHDFAFGANKAGNFIFAKDYCKGVNVEKMKRFNPNEETVSSSVVRKLIESGDVDKVRDLLGRNFFLTGNIVKGAGRGKQIGFPTANISYNSERITPKVGVYITTVEIRGMVYFSITNIGFNPTFVDEGKKTVETNIFDFDEDIYGEDLKVSFIKRIRDEKKFNSVNELVDQIKSDVDEAKKYFKEESC is encoded by the coding sequence ATGAAGAAAATACAAAGTCTTAATGAAATTGAAAATAAAAGGTTTGCAGTTACAATTGGAAACTTTGATGGTGTTCATGTTGGGCACCAGTCTATTATTAAAGAGATTAAGGAGGTTTGCTCCCAAGAAGATTTAGCCTTTGTCTTAATCTCTTTTAATCCCCATCCATTAAGAATTTTAAATCCAAAAGAGAACTTTTTAATTAATACATATGATGAAAAAGAGGTCTTAATTTCAGAGTTGGGAGTTGATTACTTTTTAGAAATTCCTTTTGATAGAGACCTTTCTACAATGGAGCCGAGCCTCTTTTTAGATAACTATATTTTGGTAAATAAAAATATTCATTCTCTTTATATGGGACATGACTTTGCTTTTGGTGCCAATAAGGCCGGTAACTTTATTTTTGCTAAAGACTACTGTAAGGGTGTCAATGTTGAAAAGATGAAAAGGTTTAATCCTAATGAGGAGACCGTTTCATCATCAGTTGTCCGAAAGTTAATTGAAAGCGGGGATGTTGATAAAGTAAGAGATCTTCTTGGAAGAAATTTCTTCTTAACGGGAAATATCGTTAAGGGTGCTGGAAGAGGAAAACAGATCGGCTTCCCGACAGCAAATATATCTTATAACTCTGAAAGAATAACTCCTAAGGTAGGAGTTTATATTACGACTGTAGAGATAAGAGGGATGGTTTATTTCTCTATAACCAATATCGGATTTAATCCTACGTTTGTAGATGAGGGAAAGAAAACGGTTGAAACAAATATTTTTGACTTTGATGAGGATATTTATGGAGAAGACCTTAAGGTCTCATTCATAAAAAGAATTCGAGATGAGAAGAAATTCAATAGTGTGAACGAGCTCGTAGATCAAATTAAAAGTGATGTAGACGAGGCCAAAAAATACTTTAAAGAAGAGTCATGTTAA
- a CDS encoding shikimate dehydrogenase family protein, producing MLKLALIGKGISHSKSQEMYEKILGRSIKYSLLDYEAAEKIPKLQSLFESIEGLSITSPYKEHFIKEVTLNEEVELLGAINCIARRGDKYFGTNTDYLAVDSLIKKNFLKKNIVILGNGVMARITITVLKKLDIKFRQFSRKLDGDLNHISLEDENLLVINTCSRSFHFNNQLSDDAIFWDYNYAFPAHIEYFKGKRYEYIDGLEMLELQAKFALEFWNIPE from the coding sequence ATGTTAAAACTAGCTTTAATTGGTAAGGGGATCTCCCATAGTAAGTCTCAGGAAATGTACGAGAAGATACTTGGAAGAAGTATTAAGTACTCTTTACTCGATTATGAAGCTGCAGAGAAAATTCCTAAATTACAAAGTTTATTTGAGAGCATTGAAGGTCTTAGTATAACCTCTCCATATAAAGAGCATTTCATAAAAGAAGTTACTTTAAATGAGGAAGTAGAGCTTCTTGGCGCAATAAATTGTATCGCCAGAAGAGGGGATAAATACTTTGGTACTAATACTGATTATTTGGCAGTGGACTCTTTAATAAAGAAGAACTTTCTTAAAAAGAATATAGTTATTCTCGGCAATGGAGTAATGGCTAGAATTACTATTACTGTACTGAAAAAGTTGGATATTAAATTTAGACAATTCTCTAGAAAGTTAGACGGTGATTTAAATCATATTTCACTTGAGGATGAAAACTTACTTGTAATTAACACATGTTCGCGCAGTTTTCATTTTAATAATCAGTTAAGTGATGATGCTATTTTCTGGGACTATAATTACGCTTTCCCTGCTCATATCGAGTATTTCAAGGGGAAGAGATACGAATATATTGATGGCCTTGAGATGCTTGAGTTGCAAGCAAAGTTTGCATTAGAGTTTTGGAATATACCCGAGTAG
- the pilB gene encoding type IV-A pilus assembly ATPase PilB: protein MFRKEFADVIGKTGMIPIKDLRPLLLDKNPSKVSELGLLSLSFFDDIKFAKQVAENYNLTFIDLSKAKIPDKTIKLIRKTDVLKYRVLPIQKTAKAVSLAVYDPSVVALKTELQTLFQHPVEFILTNIGSWAKIFERVTESIDELLETIKEVKPTDQKEEAVNEEDIGEDVIRFVNRILADAYVRKASDIHIEPYENNFRVRFRVDGTLMEVAKPPKNLMAPMTSRMKIMAQMDISEKRKPQDGRIKLSVGGKPIDYRVSSLPTLFGEKIVLRLLDQSNLQLDMTKLGFEPQQLKIFKEGIHQPYGMCLVTGPTGSGKTTTLYSALAELNVVGNNISTAEDPVEFNLEGINQVNVKKEVGLTFPFALKAFLRQDPDIIMVGEIRDLEVGEIAVEAALTGHMVLSTLHTNDAPSTVTRLLNMGIEPFLVTEALNVVVAQRLCRRICSSCKEIDTKVTKEEIISCGIAPSSAEKIKIYKGKGCDMCNGTGYKGRVAIYEVMDLSPRVKELILKHASSDEIKKQAIKDGMKTLRMCALTKVAKGETTLEEAVNNSSADKF from the coding sequence ATGTTTAGGAAAGAATTTGCAGACGTGATTGGCAAAACGGGAATGATCCCGATTAAAGATTTGCGTCCTCTTCTTTTAGATAAAAACCCATCGAAGGTTTCTGAGTTAGGCCTTCTTTCTCTCTCATTCTTTGATGACATAAAATTCGCAAAACAAGTAGCTGAAAACTACAACCTAACTTTCATTGATTTATCAAAAGCAAAGATTCCAGATAAAACAATCAAGCTAATTAGAAAGACTGATGTTTTAAAGTATCGAGTTCTACCAATACAAAAGACAGCTAAGGCAGTAAGTCTTGCTGTTTATGACCCTTCAGTTGTTGCACTTAAGACAGAACTACAAACATTGTTTCAGCATCCGGTAGAATTCATTTTAACGAATATTGGTTCGTGGGCAAAAATATTTGAAAGAGTTACAGAATCTATTGATGAGCTTCTTGAAACAATTAAAGAAGTAAAGCCTACAGATCAAAAAGAAGAAGCTGTTAATGAAGAAGATATCGGTGAAGATGTAATTAGATTTGTTAATAGAATCTTAGCCGATGCGTATGTTCGAAAAGCATCAGATATTCATATTGAACCCTATGAGAATAACTTTAGGGTTAGATTTAGAGTTGATGGTACTTTGATGGAGGTCGCGAAACCACCTAAGAACTTGATGGCGCCTATGACTTCGAGAATGAAAATCATGGCCCAGATGGATATTTCTGAAAAGAGAAAGCCACAAGATGGTAGGATTAAGCTTTCGGTTGGTGGTAAGCCAATTGATTATAGAGTTTCAAGTTTACCAACTCTCTTTGGAGAAAAGATTGTTCTAAGACTTCTTGATCAATCTAACCTCCAGTTGGATATGACAAAACTTGGTTTTGAACCACAGCAATTGAAAATTTTTAAAGAAGGTATTCATCAACCTTATGGAATGTGTCTTGTTACAGGTCCTACGGGATCAGGTAAGACAACGACACTATACTCTGCACTCGCTGAGCTGAATGTTGTGGGGAATAATATCTCTACAGCAGAAGATCCTGTTGAATTCAACCTAGAGGGGATTAATCAGGTTAACGTAAAGAAAGAAGTAGGTTTAACATTTCCTTTCGCTCTTAAGGCCTTCCTTAGGCAGGATCCAGATATTATCATGGTTGGGGAGATTAGGGATTTAGAAGTTGGTGAGATCGCAGTTGAGGCGGCCCTTACTGGTCACATGGTTTTATCAACTCTGCATACGAATGATGCGCCATCAACAGTAACCAGATTGCTTAATATGGGGATTGAGCCTTTCCTTGTAACGGAGGCCTTAAATGTTGTCGTTGCTCAAAGACTTTGTAGAAGAATTTGTTCTTCATGCAAAGAGATAGATACAAAAGTTACAAAAGAAGAAATTATATCTTGTGGGATTGCACCCAGCTCTGCTGAGAAGATTAAAATCTATAAGGGTAAGGGATGCGATATGTGCAATGGAACTGGATATAAAGGAAGGGTTGCCATTTATGAAGTGATGGATCTCTCCCCAAGAGTTAAAGAATTAATTTTAAAGCATGCTTCATCTGATGAAATAAAGAAGCAGGCAATTAAAGATGGAATGAAAACACTTAGAATGTGTGCACTGACTAAAGTTGCCAAGGGTGAAACAACACTTGAAGAGGCAGTTAATAATTCAAGTGCAGATAAGTTTTGA